One segment of Solanum stenotomum isolate F172 chromosome 1, ASM1918654v1, whole genome shotgun sequence DNA contains the following:
- the LOC125873930 gene encoding 60S acidic ribosomal protein P1-like, which yields MSIGEIASTYACLILHDDDIAITAEKISALVKAANLTVEPYWPLLFAKLAEKKNISDLIMNVGAGGGGVAAVAAPVGGAAGGGAAAAPAAEEKKEEPKEESDDDMGFSLFD from the exons ATGTCGATCGGAGAAATTGCTAGTACCTACGCTTGTTTGATCCTTCACGACGATGACATCGCCATCACA GCAGAGAAGATTTCTGCTCTTGTAAAAGCAGCAAATCTCACAGTCGAGCCTTACTGGCCTCTCTTGTTCGCCAAGCTTGCCGAGAAGAAAAACATCTCAGATCTCATCATGAACGTTGGTGCCGGCGGTGGTGGTGTCGCTGCCGTTGCTGCCCCCGTCGGTGGTGCCGCTGGTGGTGGTGCAGCAGCTGCCCCTGCTGCTGAAGAGAAGAAG GAGGAACCGAAGGAAGAAAGTGATGACGATATGGGATTCAGTTTGTTCGATTAG
- the LOC125873783 gene encoding uncharacterized protein LOC125873783, translated as MGRELENKQNTDMILEASAKKQNGSDSKELEASYANCASNYEDHTSLAEQAKEEAHGIEDDEIDIIECTDPADNVPVQSDREELTESSSSFGSIFSESENCTGMNDTECTSEYSGDATAELAFSGFGDIFRMTRKKVTPHWRDFIQPIRQRCKLIELKLHLLQSQSRKYEKQMRDDNHQMKLQMGSVPLEDLGSKSLPFSCNSFRDNVVKRKKRRRTEDTLDIAAYMSHHPLFSFFEKRKSSADGSFLDNELDKIAICSDKINADDDLHQQPADGDASLEKILHKIGVLQSQVIQLKTRLDKVTSENGMFSSTDDLKSLLPCNVLGSSARSSALLQDNRGKMPVGSHDVVSQLISEYNMVMPPDNAASRHGQAVNVPDVIESTDRSLLMDTNTNSEDGVLIYNQKMKEEMSNFEEFKIHSAENHRVLEHVQKVTIPASVPDPDPDLAGDDQPAPKIRSISQLSAPKMKKRKARRRGGSGKRNY; from the exons ATGGGACGTGAATTAGAGAACAAGCAAAATACAGATATGATATTAGAGGCTTCGGCAAAGAAGCAGAATGGAAGTGATTCTAAAGAACTTGAAGCTAGTTATGCAAATTGTGCTAGCAACTATGAGGACCATACCTCCTTGGCTGAACAAGCAAAGGAGGAAGCCCATGGCATTGAGGACgatgaaattgatataataGAATGTACAGATCCTGCTGATAATGTGCCGGTGCAATCAGATAGAGAGGAGTTGACAGAAAGTTCAAGTTCTTTTGGGAGTATTTTTTCTGAATCAGAGAATTGTACAGGTATGAATGACACCGAGTGTACGTCAGAATACAGCGGTGATGCTACAGCAGAACTAGCATTTAGTGGATTTGGTGACATTTTTAGGATGAC GAGGAAAAAGGTGACACCTCATTGGAGAGACTTTATACAACCTATTAGGCAGCGATGCAAGTTGATTGAGTTGAAACTTCATCTGCTTCAGTCTCAAAGTCGGAAATATGAGAAACAAATGCGGGATGACAACCACCAGATGAAGCTTCAAATGGGAAGTGTTCCATTGGAAGATTTAGGTTCAAAGTCACTTCCATTCTCTTGTAATAGTTTTAGAGATAATGTTgtgaagagaaagaagagaagaagaactGAAGATACATTGGATATAGCTGCTTATATGTCTCATCATCCCTTGTTCTCTTTCTTTG AAAAAAGAAAGTCAAGTGCTGATGGTTCTTTTCTGGACAATGAGTTGGACAAAATAG CCATCTGCTCTGACAAGATCAATGCTGATGATGACTTGCACCAACAGCCTGCTGATGGTGATGCTTCCCTGGAGAAAATACTCCACAAAATTGGGGTTCTTCAGTCGCAAGTTATCCAGCTTAAAACTAGACTTGACAAGGTAACAAGTGAGAATGGGATGTTCTCCAGCACTGATGACTTGAAATCGCTTCTACCATGTAATGTTTTGGGCAGCTCTGCTCGAAGTTCTGCCCTTCTTCAAGACAATCGGGGCAAAATGCCAGTGGGATCACATGATGTTGTATCACAGCTGATATCTGAGTATAATATGGTTATGCCTCCTGACAATGCAGCTTCAAGACATGGACAAGCAGTGAACGTCCCTGATGTGATTGAAAGCACAGACCGTTCCTTACTTATGGATACAAACACCAAT TCTGAAGATGGCGTTCTAATCTACAATCAAAAAATGAAGGAAGAGATGAGTaactttgaggaattcaagatTCATTCTGCAGAAAATCATCGGGTTTTAGAACATGTCCAGAAGGTTACCATCCCAGCTAGTGTTCCAGATCCAGATCCAGATCTTGCAGGGGATGATCAACCAGCTCCGAAAATTCGCTCTATTTCCCAGCTTTCTGCTCCTaagatgaagaagaggaaggCTCGACGGAGAGGTGGTTCTGGTAAACGGAATTACTGA